The nucleotide window gaaatctttattttcgtaaaacaaataaataaaaataaacgacaatgtaatatttttgaaattacttgCCTTGGcagttttctaaaaaaataaaaacagtcaTCGCATTTACACACTCTTTAGCACCAATTCTAACTATCTccgtatttaattttattattctaatgGATTTTTAGTAATTAATTAGACTGGTGACATTCATTAGCATGACGTCAAAGAATTGAGCTTCTTCTTTCTTATTAGTATTTTCCAGCTGTGAATAAGTTTTAGTGTAGTATATGCTcaaaaagaatcaaaatttaaaaaaagaagaagacctTAATAACtcgataaaataataacaaaaaataattgaaagtatACTTGTATAAAGACCGAGACACTATTGACAATTTACAATATACACTAATTTATAGttgcaaatataaaatttaaatggcAGAATTTATATTAACTTCGACGTTGATcagtaattatataaaaaataaaaattctaatgCCCtcagaaaatgttttcaagcACTTGTAGACCGAAAACACGTAAAATTAGATATTTCCGTCTTATCATTAATACTAAAATATGAACTTCTTGTGGATTTAGACGGTTTAAGTCCCGATTTATCGTCAGCATTACCGTACATGCTGgttttttatattagaaattggCCAGGATGGCAAAAAAGTAAAGAATACTATAGCGGTAAATTGAATTTTAGAGATTGGTTTACAAAATTCAGGGAATATATAATGTTTAGATTAAATTATCTCATACATCATGGGTATGCAGCTGTTTTAAATTGCATAACCGAGGAGCGAAaagatgaatttaaaaaaaattcaaataactttGTGGATAAAGAAGTACAAACTGAACTATCAGAAGCAACAATTGATATAGCACCATTTGCCATTAATATCCAATGTCCTCCCAAAATGTTGAGTTCATTCGTTTTTTCAGATGTCGAAGGTTagttcattttgtttttgatattgtaAACACATTTTCATAGATAATTTTAGATGACATATTACTAAGCCAGCACCAATATCACCCTTGGTATCCCATAGCAATAAAGGATCTCATAAATTGGCCTCACGTAGCTGTGGAATTTATTAGTCCTGAATTATCTTTTAAAAGATACAATAAAAGTCAATACAGAAGATTTGTCAATTTCACTGATTGCCATACCGATCAGGACTTTTCTCCAAAAGTAGAAAAGATAGAAATTATCGATCCCCGCACGGAAAGGGAATGCTACACTCTTAGTTTATTGATAATGTATGCCCAGCAGTTTAATgatttattacaaaagttaCCAAAAGTGAGTAAGAAAAGTCGATGAATTCTTGATTtaaaatgattatggaaatttttataCTATCACATTACAACAATAACAGTTCTCAAAATATGAATCAATGAAAGTTATTAATCAATCCATATATTTTATGCAGTGAGAAGAATGAAAGTCATATATGATAAACCATTTGGCATCTTATTCTATGGTGCTACAGTTCCTGACCTTCTCTTCTTCAGTTGTTTTTATCCAGAGTTGCAATCTTTCCATTGCATATCTTTAGAATATTGTTTCTTATACCATAATCCTCCAATTGTAATATTCTGTTCTTCCATTTGCGCTATATGACCTGCATGTTGCAGTCTCTGCACTTTTACAAGTTCCAAGACCTGTAATTCCTTGTTTTTTGATAGATCTGGGTCTCCATGCTGCATTCTCACATTATAGACTATACTTTTCCTCTGTGGTCATCATTTGTAATACATATATTACAGTACAATTATTCTGAATCACATTTATCTTCCTCAGAACAACAATTTCTTGAATTTGTGAAAAACATTGTTTCCTGGATACCATCTCTTCTGGATATTTCTTAAAATCTCTGTTTGAGCATGTTAGTAAATGTTGCCATCCCTTTTCAACTATTTGGCCTCTTCTGTGTGCTAGGCTCTAGTAGGACGTTTACCGAATCTGAAAATTTACTTGTTGATGGTTGATCTAGAAGCCACGGTTGCCAAATAATTTGACTTTTATACACCGCACACTTGCATAGCTCATAACTACTAACTGTGACTGGAAACCCTACTAAAAGTACCTACCtgatgattatagaaaaaatatttcgaattatatataatttaggTTCAATATTTTCGATTTAGTAATAGGTTTTATTTGGGGATTCCAAGATTCATGTTTTGCATTGTtgtttatgtatacttttaaatgattcactggttctgaaaattgaatattgtaatgTGGACCTGAAGTAATTCTTTACTATTGAGTTCACAATAGAGCGTCTTTCATCTTTTTTTGTAAAGATATTTTCGATACCCTTCAAATAGtatgtattatatttttagatatcCAAAACTAAACTTGATGctataaaacttattttggaaGCAATGTTAGCTGATATATATGAAATAGGTAGATTATTAGGTTATAAAAATTCAGACATGACCATAGCCACAAACACTTCCGTTTTATTCAACATAGGACAGAGTTCttatataagaaacaaaaaacttaacagggggtaaatatttttttgcatatatattttttatatttatcaaataacgGCCAATATCTATAAGTTAATTTGCTGCCTTGGCAAGCTCTACCAAAGAAGATCTCCAGAAAAAGAGAAACTATATATTTCGGTACCAGACAAGTTTTTAAGAACTTtgtttattaatcaaaattttacaacttGAAACTACTACattgaatgaattaatttaattcaattatttaatgcATCAAATGAACTaactaaattcattttttgttatttctcaacattccaatttatattaaaataaatgctgataacatattcacaaaatatatttctttttacgTTTCAATAACTTTGGCTTGTTAAGATTTTTCTGGGTGTAACTAACAGGTTCtcctttatattattttttattgttagtatttggtatttattattttgacacataatttttgagttttctaaaTCCCTTTTGGTATTTCTTATAAATTGTacgaatttttcatattcagctctatttattactattattttttaaattgtcttTACAATAGGAATGTAGGATTTCTACTGTATTAAAGTAAACAAACTCCTTTAAAGAGGAAGGTCAGAAATATAAAAGGATATTATTGAGAATTCCAGAAAGATTAAGTAACATTAAATATTCGAGAACATTGTTGAGTTGTCACTCAGACTTTCTGAACCTTGCATTCCTTTTTAGTATATAAATTTTGGAGAGTTTTCAAAATGGTGGACAACAAGCGTATTAGTTTATATGAAGGAACATTAGATCCTTTTTTACTTGTTGTAACAagatagtatttatttttatttaatgatgtTATTTTAGGAAACCAGCTGAAAATGGAAATGCCAGAGAGGTGGGTTATTGTGAAATGTTTATTCCGAAAATAGACTTCCAGATGAATTTCTTCAAAGGTACACAAGATAACACCTCACCGACGATTTCTTTCGTCTTTTTAAACAAGatacaaaaaatgattgaaagtAATAGTAAAGATGTACAAGAGTCAATAGAACCAATAATAACTTTCAAGTGCCTTTTCTGTGATGTCATATATGATAGATATGAAATGTTAATAACACATTTTTCTGTATGTCACGGAATGGAACCTAATCTTGTATGTGCAAAATGTTGCAGAGCCATGAGTTTGAGTTTCCTCGCACAAGCTAGGTGGAAGCATTCATGTCAATCAGTAACCCATTAATTCatattgttcatttattttttttataatatgatttataaagtattttgttattatttcactAATTAGTTTTCATCCATACAAACTTcatgtttttcacaataaagttttattaataaaaacagtaTTCTTCTGAACATTTCATCTAATTGTCAACTTATGCACGTTATTGGATAAAACACCTTGTGCGACATGTGTAGGAAttgttgaatataatttaatggGTAAACTCCAAACCATAGTTTCAACTGTAACTTCTGAAGGTGCCTGCCATTCGGTATCTTCCTTTGACGGTAATAACAGCCCTTTATTAGTGCTTGTAACAAATTCAAAGTGTAACCTCCATGTTAGACTgactgaaataaatataaaaaaatttattagagcACCCGATGACATAGTGGAGAGATAAACCAAGTGGAATATTTGCAATTAGAAGATGTGTAGAAAGAAACTATCAGAAATGATAGGCAACTGAGTATCTATTCTCATTGACTAAAAGTGCTGAAGAAAACTCAATATAGGCACaatagacaatattttttttaagttaagttATTAGTTACACAAGAATCAAAGAAAATGGGGCTAATATACTCACAAAATATGacttataaacttttattaaccCAAAGCCTTTTTGTGTGTTACTGAAGGAAACCAAAAGGGTTTGGTGCAGTGctcataataaaattagaacCAGCAAAACTGTCAGGCTTAGATTATGTGAAAAGGATAATGAAACTTCAGTTTAACAAGTGCTAGGATGCCTCGACATTGCAAAATTATATAATGGATGCTTTGAACAAGACAACAGAGAGGATCTAACTTCCTTAAAGTGCCTGCACAGATACTGAAGTTCATTAAAATTACTTAATTGAAAAGCAAATTATAGATGTGGAAAACAGTTCTGAGAGGGGACACACAAAAACTTAAGCTTGCAGTTTCGTGTAACTCACAATTTCATCTATctacattgaaatttttgtggaaGGAAATCACTTGAATGAATGAAAGTGCACATAATAAAAACTTTGGACAAATActgaaatttatcaaaactaCTTGACTATAGATGTGGAAAAAACTTTAATAGGGAGGGGGGCACAATAAGCTTCAATGTTGCAGTTAATCCTATCAATTAAATCTATCTACATTGGAATTTTTGTAGAACCTTCGAAGATATATATCCAAAAACGAGCCTGGATATACAAGATTTTGTCATAAAAGAGTTTTAGTAAACTTGCCTTTCATAGATAATgtgaaatagaaatttatttattgagaaaaactaCTTAATAATGATTAATTACCTAATTTGGTGGAAAAATCGGGTGTAACGTGTAGCGGTATGGGTAGAATAAGCTGGGTATAATCATACCCTAAACATACATCATGAAAATTACCAAAGGTGATAATTCTTGTCTTGGGTTCTTcactattt belongs to Diorhabda carinulata isolate Delta chromosome X, icDioCari1.1, whole genome shotgun sequence and includes:
- the LOC130900655 gene encoding uncharacterized protein LOC130900655, with translation MAEFILTSTLISNYIKNKNSNALRKCFQALVDRKHVKLDISVLSLILKYELLVDLDGLSPDLSSALPYMLVFYIRNWPGWQKSKEYYSGKLNFRDWFTKFREYIMFRLNYLIHHGYAAVLNCITEERKDEFKKNSNNFVDKEVQTELSEATIDIAPFAINIQCPPKMLSSFVFSDVEDDILLSQHQYHPWYPIAIKDLINWPHVAVEFISPELSFKRYNKSQYRRFVNFTDCHTDQDFSPKVEKIEIIDPRTERECYTLSLLIMYAQQFNDLLQKLPKISKTKLDAIKLILEAMLADIYEIGRLLGYKNSDMTIATNTSVLFNIGQSSYIRNKKLNRGKPAENGNAREVGYCEMFIPKIDFQMNFFKGTQDNTSPTISFVFLNKIQKMIESNSKDVQESIEPIITFKCLFCDVIYDRYEMLITHFSVCHGMEPNLVCAKCCRAMSLSFLAQARWKHSCQSVTH